The Montipora capricornis isolate CH-2021 chromosome 3, ASM3666992v2, whole genome shotgun sequence genome window below encodes:
- the LOC138040943 gene encoding ufm1-specific protease 1-like isoform X3, translating to MLSGVHEGLETPSEIIESANVRGRYWFYHYNIDGVDDRGWGCGYRTLQTICSWVCHALRDKKDLLQVPSLQKIQQTLVEIGDKPAPFAGSRDWIGSVEACLCLDQIFGVSCKIIHISHGNCVDRKVGEGLLEHFKHFGSPVMIGGDADAASKTLLGVCKAKSGFYFLIADPHFYGKADKTLLQSNGWVQWKHLDDVFKKESFYNFCLPQLRNNTIVCSFLVSGPVISTL from the exons ATGTTAAGCGGCGTTCACGAAGGGTTAGAAACTCCTTCTGAAATAATCGAGTCTGCAAATGTTCGGGGTAGATATTGGTTTTACCATTACAATATTGATGGAGTTGATGACAGG GGCTGGGGCTGTGGTTACAGGACACTTCAAACCATATGTTCTTGGGTGTGTCATGCTCTAAGAGACAAGAAAGACCTGTTGCAGGTTCCAAGTCTTCAGAAAATTCAACAGACTTTGGTAGAAATAGGTGACAAACCAGCTCCCTTTGCTGGTTCAAGAGATTGGATTGGTTCAGTAGAAGCTTGCCTGTGTTTGGATCAAATTTTTGGA GTTAGTTGTAAAATTATTCATATTTCCCATGGCAACTGTGTTGACAGAAAGGTGGGAGAAGGTCTGCTGGAACACTTCAAGCACTTTGGATCACCTGTCATGATAG GTGGAGATGCAGATGCCGCCTCAAAGACTTTACTTGGAGTTTGCAAAGCAAAGAGTGGTTTTTACTTCTTAATTGCA gaCCCTCACTTCTACGGAAAGGCTGACAAGACACTCCTTCAAAGCAATGGCTGGGTCCAGTGGAAGCATCTGGATGATGTGTTCAAAAAGGAGTCATTTTATAACTTTTGCCTTCCCCAGTTAAG
- the LOC138040943 gene encoding ufm1-specific protease 1-like isoform X2, translated as MLSGVHEGLETPSEIIESANVRGRYWFYHYNIDGVDDRGWGCGYRTLQTICSWVCHALRDKKDLLQVPSLQKIQQTLVEIGDKPAPFAGSRDWIGSVEACLCLDQIFGVGGDADAASKTLLGVCKAKSGFYFLIADPHFYGKADKTLLQSNGWVQWKHLDDVFKKESFYNFCLPQLRNNTIVCSFLVSGPVISTL; from the exons ATGTTAAGCGGCGTTCACGAAGGGTTAGAAACTCCTTCTGAAATAATCGAGTCTGCAAATGTTCGGGGTAGATATTGGTTTTACCATTACAATATTGATGGAGTTGATGACAGG GGCTGGGGCTGTGGTTACAGGACACTTCAAACCATATGTTCTTGGGTGTGTCATGCTCTAAGAGACAAGAAAGACCTGTTGCAGGTTCCAAGTCTTCAGAAAATTCAACAGACTTTGGTAGAAATAGGTGACAAACCAGCTCCCTTTGCTGGTTCAAGAGATTGGATTGGTTCAGTAGAAGCTTGCCTGTGTTTGGATCAAATTTTTGGAGTAG GTGGAGATGCAGATGCCGCCTCAAAGACTTTACTTGGAGTTTGCAAAGCAAAGAGTGGTTTTTACTTCTTAATTGCA gaCCCTCACTTCTACGGAAAGGCTGACAAGACACTCCTTCAAAGCAATGGCTGGGTCCAGTGGAAGCATCTGGATGATGTGTTCAAAAAGGAGTCATTTTATAACTTTTGCCTTCCCCAGTTAAG
- the LOC138040943 gene encoding ufm1-specific protease 1-like isoform X1 has product MLSGVHEGLETPSEIIESANVRGRYWFYHYNIDGVDDRGWGCGYRTLQTICSWVCHALRDKKDLLQVPSLQKIQQTLVEIGDKPAPFAGSRDWIGSVEACLCLDQIFGVSCKIIHISHGNCVDRKVGEGLLEHFKHFGSPVMIGGDADAASKTLLGVCKAKSGFYFLIADPHFYGKADKTLLQSNGWVQWKHLDDVFKKESFYNFCLPQLRFGKPGQMYRVDKCS; this is encoded by the exons ATGTTAAGCGGCGTTCACGAAGGGTTAGAAACTCCTTCTGAAATAATCGAGTCTGCAAATGTTCGGGGTAGATATTGGTTTTACCATTACAATATTGATGGAGTTGATGACAGG GGCTGGGGCTGTGGTTACAGGACACTTCAAACCATATGTTCTTGGGTGTGTCATGCTCTAAGAGACAAGAAAGACCTGTTGCAGGTTCCAAGTCTTCAGAAAATTCAACAGACTTTGGTAGAAATAGGTGACAAACCAGCTCCCTTTGCTGGTTCAAGAGATTGGATTGGTTCAGTAGAAGCTTGCCTGTGTTTGGATCAAATTTTTGGA GTTAGTTGTAAAATTATTCATATTTCCCATGGCAACTGTGTTGACAGAAAGGTGGGAGAAGGTCTGCTGGAACACTTCAAGCACTTTGGATCACCTGTCATGATAG GTGGAGATGCAGATGCCGCCTCAAAGACTTTACTTGGAGTTTGCAAAGCAAAGAGTGGTTTTTACTTCTTAATTGCA gaCCCTCACTTCTACGGAAAGGCTGACAAGACACTCCTTCAAAGCAATGGCTGGGTCCAGTGGAAGCATCTGGATGATGTGTTCAAAAAGGAGTCATTTTATAACTTTTGCCTTCCCCAGTTAAG aTTTGGAAAGCCAGGACAAATGTATCGGGTGGACAAGTGTTCCTAG
- the LOC138040935 gene encoding cilia- and flagella-associated protein 251-like has protein sequence MNRLLVFGALFIVFLAIADAFPSNRAGFSRKYNRESSKSHLKRSGMLSPSFHQLTELDKIVMRMEDSGENPVEEEGGEQEGEEEAEGEEEEGEEEEEEEEEEGEEEEEEEENEGEEEEEEEEEEEGEEEEEEEEEEGEEEEEEEEEEGEKAEEEEEEEGEEEEEEEEEQGEKEEEEEEEEGEKEEEEEEEEGEKEEEEEEEAGKKSEEQEIEEGEEEEEEEINKGKKEMAQEIEEGEKIEEAEVEEGEKEEEKEIEEGKEEEEEEIENGAEEEEKEIEEGETEEEEEEEEGEKEEEEEEEEGENEEEEEEEAGEEEEEEEEEAGEEEEEKEEEEGEEEEEEEENEGEKEEEEEEEEGEEEEEQEENEGEEEEEEEEEDGEEEEEEEEEEGEKEEEEEEGKEGEEEEEKDGNVKEKRENVVMKSKRRYIPTRSKLVSKRHSKLMKILNLMEALDSLEI, from the exons ATGAATCGTCTTCTCGTATTCGGCGCCCTGTTTATTGTCTTTCTTGCAATAGCAGATGCCTTTCCAAGCAATCGAGCTG GTTTCTCAAGAAAGTATAATAGAGAGTCCAGCAAAAGTCACCTGAAGAGAAGTGGCATGCTTTCTCCAAGCTTTCACCAACTTACAGAATTGGATAAAATTGTGATGCGAATGGAAGATTCAGGCGAAAATCCAGTGGAAGAGGAGGGTGGAGAACAAGAAGGGGAGGAGGAAGCAGAGGGAGAGGAAGAGGAaggtgaagaagaagaagaggaggaggaggaagaaggtgaagaggaagaagaggaggaggagaatgagggtgaagaagaagaagaggaggaggaggaagaagagggtgaagaagaagaagaggaggaggaggaagagggtgaagaggaggaggaagaggaagaagaggaaggtGAAAAGGcagaggaagaagaggaagaggaaggagaagaagaggaagaggaagaggaagagcaGGGTGagaaggaagaagaagaggaagaggaagagggagaaaaagaggaggaggaggaggaagaagaaggtgaaaaggaagaggaagaggaggaggaagcTGGAAAAAAATCAGAGGAACAAGAGatagaagaaggagaagaagaggaagaggaggaaatcaacaaaggaaaaaaagagatggCACAGGAAATTGAAGAAGGTGAAAAAATTGAAGAGGCAGAGGTAGAGGAAGGTgagaaggaagaggaaaaggaaattgaagaggggaaagaggaagaagaagaagaaattgaaaacggtgcagaagaggaagaaaaagaaatagaggAGGGTGAGACagaggaggaagaggaagaagaggaaggtgaaaaagaagaggaagaagaagaggaggagggtgaaaatgaagaagaggaagaggaagaagctGGTgaagaagaggaggaggaagaggaggaggcaggagaggaagaggaagagaaggaAGAGGAGGAAGGTGAAgaagaagaggaggaggaggaaaatGAAGGAGAaaaggaagaagaggaagaagaagaagaaggtgaggaggaggaggaacaAGAGGAAAACGAaggtgaagaagaagaagaggaggaggaggaagatggtgaagaagaagaagaggaggaagaagaagagggtgaaaaggaagaggaagaagaggaagggaaagaaggagaagaagaggaagaaaaagatggaaatgtgaaagagaagagagagaaCGTAGTGATGAAATCAAAGCGTCGTTACATACCAACAAGATCAAAACTTGTGAGTAAAAGGCATAGCAAACTGATGAAAATCTTAAATTTGATGGAAGCATTGGACAGTTTAGAGATCTAA